In Haloimpatiens massiliensis, the following are encoded in one genomic region:
- a CDS encoding YitT family protein: MNIKNFKRLLWVSLGSLIYALAINIFISPHKLLSGGIAGISLLAQYMSNIPSGYWVFILNIPVFILGLKKIDKDFIFFSLVGMLTMSLFLVLTKDISSLVTIDDLVMSTVFGAVLSGLGMGIIFRNRASQGGTDIIAVIIRQKNGAKMSTLYFILNGLIVVMGVFATNLKLTLYTVSLMYIKSLVIDKVIEGFDQKKIVMIVTSKAEQVSQKIMNNIGRGTTYLYGEGAYTGEKKKIIYCLLTTKELNNVKKLVDEIDKEALISISEAEEIKGRGFLKPAL, encoded by the coding sequence ATGAATATCAAAAATTTTAAAAGACTACTATGGGTAAGCTTAGGAAGTTTAATATACGCTTTAGCTATAAATATCTTTATATCTCCACATAAATTATTAAGTGGAGGCATAGCCGGTATATCATTACTAGCTCAATATATGAGCAATATTCCCTCAGGTTATTGGGTATTCATATTAAATATACCTGTGTTTATATTAGGACTCAAAAAGATAGATAAAGATTTTATATTTTTTAGTTTAGTAGGAATGTTAACTATGTCTCTTTTCTTAGTACTAACAAAAGACATCTCTTCTTTGGTAACAATAGACGATCTAGTAATGTCAACCGTATTTGGTGCCGTACTAAGTGGCCTAGGCATGGGAATCATATTTAGAAATAGAGCTTCTCAAGGTGGAACAGACATAATAGCTGTAATCATAAGACAAAAAAACGGTGCTAAAATGTCCACATTATATTTTATACTAAATGGCCTAATAGTAGTTATGGGAGTATTTGCTACAAATTTAAAATTAACATTGTACACAGTATCTCTAATGTATATAAAATCTCTAGTAATTGATAAAGTTATAGAGGGGTTTGACCAAAAGAAAATAGTCATGATAGTTACTTCTAAAGCAGAACAAGTATCTCAAAAAATTATGAACAACATAGGCAGAGGTACCACTTATCTATATGGAGAAGGTGCTTATACTGGAGAAAAGAAAAAAATCATATATTGTCTATTAACAACTAAAGAATTAAATAATGTAAAAAAATTAGTAGATGAAATAGATAAAGAAGCTTTAATATCAATATCAGAAGCAGAAGAAATCAAAGGAAGAGGTTTCCTAAAACCTGCCCTATAA
- a CDS encoding BCCT family transporter yields the protein MIKKIKEDKVFYISLISLVCLLIYAFFNIRRFENINNKVLDFLLNKFSWFYILVMISFFVFCIWIGFSKYGNIKLGKDEDEPKYSLTSWFAMLFSAGMGIGLIFWGVAEPLNHYIHPHNIQGFTEEAKTFAMSKSFLHWGISAWSCYAVLALALTYIQFRKGKPALMSSLLIPLIGEEKASGWIGNVIDIFTIFATVAGVITSLGLGALQINSGLNHLFNVPMGITTQLIIIGIVTVCFIMSSCSGLDKGIQGLSNLNLILALILVVLVVIVGPTSEMFKKLFQGLGVYAKDLLISNNNIFVKGEWYKKWTIFYWGWWIAWAPPVGIFIARISKGRTIKEFLLGVLLVPSIVCFLWFAIFGTMGFQVDKSIALSAIKNAETAFFVVINTYPLGKLISIIAICLLGTFFVTSADSATFVLGMLSCKGSLNPSNFKKITWGILQSALTIAFLLAGGLQMIQTASIVAAFPFAFVMIMSMVSLRKSLSEEVFESKTYKKTVKSKAEAPL from the coding sequence ATGATTAAAAAAATAAAAGAAGATAAGGTTTTTTATATTTCATTAATTAGTTTAGTATGTTTATTAATTTATGCGTTTTTTAATATACGTAGGTTTGAAAATATTAATAACAAGGTATTGGATTTCTTATTAAATAAGTTTTCCTGGTTTTATATATTAGTTATGATATCTTTTTTTGTATTTTGTATATGGATTGGATTTAGTAAATATGGAAATATTAAATTAGGTAAGGATGAAGATGAACCTAAATATAGTTTAACGTCTTGGTTTGCCATGTTATTTAGTGCAGGAATGGGTATAGGATTAATTTTTTGGGGTGTAGCAGAACCATTGAATCACTACATTCACCCTCATAATATTCAAGGTTTTACAGAAGAGGCAAAAACATTTGCTATGTCTAAATCATTTTTGCATTGGGGTATTTCAGCTTGGTCTTGTTATGCGGTTTTGGCTTTAGCATTAACATATATTCAGTTTAGAAAAGGGAAGCCGGCATTAATGAGTAGTTTGCTTATTCCACTGATAGGTGAAGAAAAAGCTTCTGGGTGGATAGGTAATGTTATTGATATATTTACTATATTTGCTACAGTAGCTGGAGTTATAACTTCTTTAGGACTTGGAGCTCTTCAAATTAATTCAGGATTAAATCATCTTTTTAATGTGCCAATGGGCATTACTACTCAATTGATTATAATAGGTATAGTTACAGTTTGCTTTATTATGTCTTCATGTTCAGGTTTAGATAAAGGGATACAGGGTTTGTCTAATTTAAACTTAATATTGGCACTTATACTCGTGGTGTTGGTTGTAATAGTAGGCCCTACATCAGAGATGTTTAAAAAACTATTCCAAGGATTAGGGGTGTATGCAAAAGATCTTTTAATAAGTAATAATAATATATTTGTAAAAGGAGAATGGTATAAAAAATGGACTATATTCTACTGGGGTTGGTGGATAGCTTGGGCACCACCAGTAGGTATATTTATTGCTAGAATTTCTAAAGGAAGAACTATAAAAGAATTTTTATTAGGAGTGCTTCTCGTACCTTCTATAGTTTGCTTTTTATGGTTTGCTATATTCGGAACTATGGGATTTCAGGTAGATAAAAGTATAGCTTTATCAGCCATAAAAAATGCAGAAACTGCATTTTTTGTTGTTATTAATACCTATCCTTTGGGAAAATTGATCTCAATTATAGCTATATGTCTTTTGGGTACATTTTTTGTAACTTCAGCGGATTCTGCTACTTTTGTTTTAGGTATGTTGAGTTGTAAAGGAAGTTTAAATCCTAGCAATTTTAAGAAGATTACTTGGGGAATACTGCAATCTGCATTAACTATAGCATTTTTATTAGCTGGTGGACTCCAAATGATACAAACAGCTTCTATAGTAGCAGCCTTTCCATTTGCATTTGTCATGATAATGTCTATGGTATCTTTAAGAAAGAGTTTGTCGGAAGAGGTATTTGAGAGTAAAACTTATAAAAAAACAGTGAAGTCTAAGGCTGAAGCACCATTATAA
- a CDS encoding TrkA C-terminal domain-containing protein, with translation MTNIDSPRYIRIALDLAYRIYSGEFKVGEKVRGRSTLSSKYGVSPETIRRAISLLKDMNVVTVSEKSGIYIKSYENAYLFIQKFNDENNLKQLRQKIKELKEKKDKIEVELNKNLDLLLEYSIQLEKADSSNHYEIEIPNDSHIVNKTICDTEFWKHTNATIIAIERNSEIYVSPGPYFIFKEGDIIKFICNEANINKVRSYIEVTE, from the coding sequence ATGACAAATATAGACTCTCCACGATATATTAGAATCGCCTTAGATCTAGCTTATAGAATATATTCAGGAGAATTTAAAGTTGGAGAAAAAGTGCGTGGGCGTTCAACCCTATCCAGTAAATACGGTGTATCACCTGAAACTATAAGACGTGCTATTTCCCTATTAAAAGATATGAATGTGGTAACTGTTTCTGAAAAAAGTGGAATATACATAAAATCTTACGAAAATGCATATTTATTTATTCAAAAATTTAATGATGAAAATAATTTAAAGCAATTAAGACAAAAAATTAAGGAACTTAAAGAAAAAAAGGATAAGATAGAAGTGGAACTTAACAAAAACCTAGATCTACTTTTAGAATATTCAATTCAGCTTGAAAAAGCCGACTCTTCTAATCACTATGAGATAGAAATTCCTAACGATTCACATATAGTAAATAAAACCATATGCGATACAGAATTTTGGAAACACACTAATGCCACTATAATAGCCATAGAGCGAAATAGTGAAATCTATGTATCTCCTGGCCCATATTTTATTTTTAAAGAAGGAGATATAATTAAATTTATATGTAATGAAGCTAACATTAATAAAGTAAGATCTTACATTGAAGTAACTGAATAA
- a CDS encoding LacI family DNA-binding transcriptional regulator, producing the protein MRKTTLKDIAEAVGVSKATVSMVLNNKEINVSESTREKIFNSAKELNYIPNSVARSLSTKKTETIGIILPDIENPFFSEIARAIEDVANKFNYNVIFCNTDNKNDKEEQYIKLLISKLVDGIIFLTGVGKEESINILKNNNVPFVLVDRYMENVEEFNGVYCLNEEGVEQGVDYLLQNGKKRIAFVTGPMELSVSKKRLDGYKKSMTKRNIYKDELIFEGDFTTEGGIKVTQSILKSKVSVDAIFYGNDAMALGGMKVLLRAGYRIPEDISIIGFDNIRISSFVQPELTTIGQPIYHMGKEACKLLINTIEHMDEKKQIYFKPELIIRDTV; encoded by the coding sequence ATGAGAAAAACAACTTTGAAAGATATAGCAGAAGCAGTAGGGGTATCTAAGGCTACTGTATCTATGGTTTTGAATAATAAAGAAATAAATGTATCAGAAAGTACTAGGGAAAAGATATTTAATTCAGCAAAAGAATTAAATTATATACCTAATTCTGTAGCTAGAAGCTTAAGTACTAAAAAAACAGAAACCATAGGTATAATTCTTCCCGATATAGAGAATCCATTTTTTTCAGAAATAGCTAGAGCCATAGAGGATGTAGCTAATAAATTTAATTACAATGTAATATTTTGTAATACAGATAATAAAAATGATAAGGAAGAACAGTATATAAAGCTTTTAATAAGTAAATTAGTAGATGGCATAATATTTTTAACTGGAGTAGGCAAAGAAGAAAGTATAAATATATTAAAAAATAATAATGTGCCATTTGTATTAGTAGATAGATACATGGAAAATGTAGAAGAATTTAATGGAGTTTATTGCCTTAATGAAGAGGGAGTAGAACAAGGTGTGGATTATCTATTACAAAATGGGAAAAAACGTATAGCATTTGTAACAGGTCCTATGGAATTAAGTGTGTCAAAAAAAAGATTGGATGGATATAAAAAATCAATGACTAAGAGAAATATCTATAAGGACGAGCTTATTTTCGAAGGAGATTTTACAACAGAAGGAGGAATTAAGGTTACACAAAGCATATTAAAATCTAAAGTAAGTGTAGATGCTATATTCTATGGAAATGATGCCATGGCTTTAGGAGGCATGAAAGTTTTATTAAGAGCAGGATATAGGATACCAGAGGATATTTCTATAATAGGATTTGACAATATAAGAATATCAAGCTTTGTGCAGCCGGAGCTCACTACAATAGGTCAACCCATATACCATATGGGAAAGGAAGCATGTAAGCTTTTGATAAATACTATAGAACATATGGATGAAAAAAAACAAATTTATTTTAAGCCAGAGCTGATAATTAGAGATACAGTGTAA
- the rbsB gene encoding ribose ABC transporter substrate-binding protein RbsB — protein sequence MKRKMRVLSILASLALTTGLMAGCGQKAGETKKENKKIGMVLSTLNNPFFVSMKEGAEAKAKELGYEIVVLNSQDSADTERSNVEDLVQQGVSAIIINPTDSDAVANAVQAANDQKIPVITVDRKSNGGEVASHIESDNVKGGEMAAKFIADQLKDKSAVKAVELEGIPGASATRDRGKGFHNIADKDKKINLVAKQAADFDRQKGLSVMENIIQAQPQIDAIFAHNDEMALGAVKALKAAKKTAIVVGFDGNQDAINAVKAGDMTATVAQQPKLMGSIAIENAVKASKGEEVKKLIPVELMLVTKENAK from the coding sequence ATGAAAAGAAAAATGAGAGTTTTATCAATTTTAGCATCATTAGCTTTGACAACTGGATTAATGGCAGGGTGTGGACAAAAAGCTGGAGAGACTAAGAAGGAAAATAAGAAAATAGGAATGGTATTATCCACTTTAAACAATCCATTCTTTGTAAGCATGAAAGAAGGAGCAGAAGCCAAAGCTAAAGAATTAGGATATGAAATAGTAGTTTTAAATTCTCAGGATTCAGCGGATACAGAAAGATCAAATGTTGAAGATTTAGTTCAACAAGGGGTTTCTGCTATAATAATAAACCCTACAGATAGTGATGCTGTGGCAAATGCAGTTCAAGCAGCTAATGATCAAAAAATACCTGTTATAACAGTTGACAGAAAGTCAAATGGTGGAGAAGTTGCATCTCACATAGAATCTGATAACGTTAAAGGTGGAGAAATGGCGGCTAAATTTATAGCAGATCAGTTAAAGGATAAATCAGCAGTTAAAGCAGTAGAACTTGAAGGGATACCAGGAGCTTCAGCTACAAGAGATAGAGGTAAGGGATTCCACAATATAGCTGATAAAGATAAGAAAATAAACTTAGTTGCTAAACAAGCAGCAGATTTTGATAGACAAAAGGGTTTATCTGTTATGGAAAACATAATTCAAGCTCAACCACAAATAGATGCTATATTTGCTCACAATGATGAAATGGCACTAGGTGCAGTAAAGGCTTTAAAAGCAGCTAAGAAAACAGCTATAGTTGTAGGATTTGACGGAAATCAAGATGCTATAAATGCAGTTAAAGCTGGAGATATGACAGCAACAGTAGCACAGCAGCCAAAATTAATGGGTTCAATAGCAATAGAAAATGCCGTTAAAGCTTCAAAAGGTGAAGAGGTTAAAAAATTAATACCAGTTGAACTTATGTTAGTAACTAAAGAAAATGCTAAATAA